The proteins below come from a single Dermatophilaceae bacterium Soc4.6 genomic window:
- a CDS encoding S53 family peptidase, which translates to MKITRFLVALGALTALTAPATAIPVAAVATVQPFVARAPESAFRAATASDTTGVACQRPAPDNRISTILHCYRPDDLRSFYGLGPLATSNDGAGQTIVAVDAYGSPTAATDLAFFAQTFNGPAPSFETAFPLGTPDYTHATGNGSGQSGPTSADGWAGEANLDVQWAYAMAPKAHIVLLATPPAETQGVQGLPNLMKAIDWAITKYPPGTVFSMSFGTDEQAFASSAAAAQQFAKFDATFKRGLAKRDTFFSSSGDTGSVGVIRSHRASTAGTTPEVSYPNVSPFVTSVGGTQVQSGWTWNPTQDKPFLDTGAPNPAYWSWNPGGSTEPVWNESWAGIATGGGLSTIYGRPSYQDPVASIVGHQRGVPDVAWNAAVNGGVLVFHSYFPAIEGSPRWGVFGGTSASSPQVAAVTAIANQARAAASKPPIGDLNSVIYSPSFDRSSAFSDVIPHTYGTAPSGVLQNNRIWDTAANGFVTPDPVPGYPTTAGYDLTTGWGSPHAPQYIQQLLAH; encoded by the coding sequence ATGAAGATAACTAGGTTCCTGGTTGCGCTCGGCGCCCTGACCGCCCTGACCGCACCCGCAACTGCGATCCCAGTAGCCGCCGTGGCTACGGTCCAGCCATTCGTCGCACGAGCGCCGGAGAGCGCCTTCCGGGCGGCCACGGCCAGCGACACCACCGGAGTCGCATGCCAGCGCCCTGCCCCGGACAATCGGATATCGACGATCCTCCACTGCTACCGTCCCGATGACCTGAGGTCGTTCTACGGCCTCGGGCCGCTGGCCACCAGCAACGACGGTGCCGGCCAGACCATCGTCGCGGTCGACGCCTACGGCAGCCCGACAGCGGCCACAGACCTAGCCTTCTTCGCCCAGACCTTCAATGGTCCTGCGCCGAGCTTCGAGACGGCTTTCCCGCTCGGCACCCCGGACTACACCCACGCCACCGGTAACGGCTCGGGGCAGTCCGGCCCCACATCCGCGGACGGGTGGGCCGGTGAGGCGAACCTTGACGTGCAATGGGCCTACGCCATGGCGCCCAAGGCGCACATCGTCCTGCTTGCCACCCCTCCCGCCGAGACCCAAGGCGTGCAAGGGCTGCCCAACCTCATGAAGGCCATCGACTGGGCCATCACGAAGTACCCGCCTGGCACTGTCTTCTCCATGTCGTTCGGCACCGACGAGCAGGCCTTCGCCTCGAGCGCCGCCGCCGCGCAGCAGTTCGCCAAGTTCGACGCCACCTTCAAACGCGGACTGGCGAAGCGCGACACCTTCTTCTCCTCCTCCGGTGACACCGGGTCGGTGGGGGTGATTCGCTCGCACCGAGCGTCAACCGCCGGAACGACACCGGAGGTGAGCTACCCGAACGTCTCCCCGTTTGTCACCTCGGTCGGCGGCACGCAGGTTCAGTCTGGCTGGACATGGAACCCCACGCAGGACAAGCCCTTCCTCGACACCGGGGCCCCCAACCCTGCCTACTGGTCATGGAACCCCGGTGGAAGCACTGAGCCGGTATGGAACGAGAGCTGGGCCGGCATCGCGACCGGCGGTGGCCTGTCCACGATCTACGGACGCCCCTCCTATCAGGACCCGGTGGCCTCGATCGTCGGTCACCAGCGGGGGGTCCCGGACGTCGCCTGGAACGCGGCCGTCAACGGCGGCGTCCTCGTCTTCCACTCCTACTTCCCCGCGATCGAAGGCAGCCCACGGTGGGGAGTCTTCGGGGGGACCTCGGCGTCATCGCCTCAGGTCGCTGCCGTCACGGCGATCGCCAACCAGGCGCGGGCGGCTGCCTCCAAGCCGCCGATCGGGGACCTCAACTCCGTGATCTACAGCCCCTCCTTCGACCGGTCAAGCGCGTTCAGCGACGTTATCCCGCACACCTACGGCACCGCCCCAAGCGGGGTGCTGCAGAACAACAGGATCTGGGACACCGCAGCAAACGGCTTCGTGACGCCCGATCCAGTACCCGGCTACCCGACCACGGCAGGTTACGACCTGACCACTGGCTGGGGAAGCCCGCACGCACCGCAGTACATCCAACAGTTGCTCGCCCACTAG
- a CDS encoding ATP-binding protein: MTVKTAPELPADLAAGLRRLKLSTIRQLAPELLLTAKTQRWTPEGILRTLIEAEVASRDASNTAARLKAATFPVTKTVEEFDVAASSIPPPTWAYLTSLEWIQARENLALIGPAVIRGS; this comes from the coding sequence GTGACCGTCAAGACCGCACCCGAGCTGCCCGCCGACCTCGCCGCGGGTCTGCGCCGGCTCAAGCTGTCGACGATCCGCCAGCTCGCGCCCGAGCTGCTGCTGACCGCGAAGACCCAACGCTGGACACCCGAGGGGATCCTGCGGACCCTGATCGAGGCCGAGGTCGCCTCCCGCGACGCCTCGAACACCGCCGCCCGGCTCAAGGCCGCGACGTTCCCCGTGACCAAGACCGTCGAGGAGTTCGACGTCGCCGCGTCCTCGATCCCCCCACCGACGTGGGCGTACCTCACCTCGTTGGAGTGGATCCAGGCCCGGGAGAACCTAGCCCTGATCGGCCCGGCGGTTATCAGGGGGAGTTGA
- a CDS encoding tyrosine-type recombinase/integrase, producing the protein MVDEAYRTVGPVEEWLEAHRLLWSPNTVRSYATSMAQWWSFLEQRGEAEQWQDVGVPTVSGFLSWLRNGRRVEHAIVEPTEAPSPETLEARLAAVISFYRWQHAVFGVKVAQRLLRGAPRQAPARGLLAHLDQRTRPGPSSLVRVRRSRRGDRPPLLLPQQIQEILDSCAAVDPVSGEWVGNLRDRLVFAMLAETGMRLGELLGMRIRDFVMGRGDTPYVEVVPREDNPNGARVKMMRPRRIYVGHDLERLFADYLTHLACHAATLGLTVSADSALFVNLQRPPLLAALREGTVRDKTTSLRNKGIGPPGWTPHWFRHSHATALLLAGTPEWVVSRRLGHAHVQTTLDLYGWVREDEALRAAATWTSYVADWQVTR; encoded by the coding sequence GTGGTCGATGAGGCCTACCGGACGGTGGGTCCGGTCGAGGAGTGGCTGGAGGCGCACCGGCTGTTGTGGTCGCCTAACACGGTGCGCAGCTACGCCACCTCGATGGCTCAGTGGTGGTCGTTCCTGGAGCAGCGCGGCGAGGCCGAGCAGTGGCAGGACGTCGGCGTGCCGACGGTCTCGGGTTTCCTGTCCTGGTTGCGCAACGGCCGCCGCGTCGAGCACGCCATCGTGGAGCCAACCGAGGCGCCGTCACCGGAGACGCTCGAGGCGCGCCTGGCGGCGGTGATCTCGTTCTACCGGTGGCAGCATGCGGTCTTCGGGGTGAAGGTCGCGCAAAGGCTGCTGCGCGGTGCGCCGCGACAGGCCCCGGCACGGGGACTGTTGGCGCATCTGGACCAGCGCACAAGGCCCGGGCCCTCCTCGCTGGTGCGGGTGCGACGGAGTCGGCGAGGCGACCGCCCGCCGCTGCTGCTGCCGCAGCAGATCCAAGAGATCCTCGATTCCTGTGCCGCGGTGGACCCGGTGAGCGGGGAGTGGGTGGGGAACCTGCGAGATCGGCTCGTGTTCGCGATGCTCGCGGAGACCGGGATGCGACTGGGTGAGCTGCTGGGTATGCGGATCCGCGACTTCGTGATGGGCCGCGGCGACACCCCCTACGTCGAGGTCGTTCCCCGCGAGGACAACCCGAACGGTGCGCGGGTGAAGATGATGCGCCCTCGCCGGATCTATGTCGGCCATGACCTCGAGCGGCTGTTCGCCGACTACCTGACCCATCTGGCCTGCCACGCCGCGACGCTCGGCCTGACGGTGTCCGCGGACTCGGCGCTCTTCGTCAACTTGCAGCGGCCGCCGCTGCTGGCCGCGTTACGCGAGGGCACCGTGCGGGACAAGACCACCTCGTTACGCAACAAAGGTATTGGCCCGCCGGGCTGGACCCCGCACTGGTTCCGGCACAGCCACGCCACCGCACTGCTGCTGGCCGGCACCCCCGAATGGGTCGTCTCCCGACGCCTGGGTCACGCCCACGTGCAAACCACCCTCGACCTCTACGGGTGGGTGCGTGAGGACGAGGCCCTGCGTGCCGCCGCGACGTGGACCTCCTACGTAGCCGACTGGCAGGTGACCCGATGA
- a CDS encoding tyrosine-type recombinase/integrase, with protein sequence MTDKRTDLVLAGGSDPVWRLWQQLPEAWRGPVIGPDIENWAAVTENGDRRIDLSGLPDPYPAELAWMAHWQATDGTRSSVLAVNQLANILRRAIRDNHPFPGSIRAMDWDAASALQGWFYAVRWNRLPPQGSRARLRVVFGFARLALLARCHDGPWWTLDDWQPRCDPRIPLTGREPLGNYGCSPGHLAQPWLREAVKWHLGTQLESGVLRWTTISQERLKSLRRFDNWLSVTFEDPRDILGDPAAAPEHAAAFRRWTADPTNRMTRQTDRRYYGKPVQPRQVNDDLRAVAELLAFVAANPREARGVLGAGPWQHVTDTHAASWFRQVTRIPHTSTVNDRHYVDDRAMAQIIAGLPLLGLPRDEQMTITRGDGQQVLARGLDDPQAMRMILLQVLTGRRASEVRTCEFDCLSELPAPTAQDAAGQEVVRFRYAQSKIDIAPDSILVDREVAEIIEEQQRWVRQSFPELRPRFLFVQRTGNRRGDKPYPSGTYNWMLRELSDVARITDSKGRAVNLSNTHRFRHTKLTRLAELGLPIHVLQRYAGHATPTMSMHYIAQRQEHAEQAFLATAKLKADGTRVQFSSEDYDSLHLFERADRVLPHGWCLLPPLQSCDKGNACLTCSVFVTDQTHHTALARQLVETDQLIARSTAAFQDKYGRPMPEDNIWLAQRRAEQAALTRLLSLIDDHPDRAVHGGGCGTPPGGPVPLTLDLTRHRRSTP encoded by the coding sequence ATGACCGACAAGCGCACCGACCTTGTCCTGGCCGGCGGCTCCGACCCGGTGTGGCGGCTGTGGCAGCAGCTCCCGGAGGCGTGGCGTGGGCCGGTCATCGGCCCGGACATCGAGAACTGGGCCGCCGTGACCGAGAACGGTGACCGCAGGATCGACCTGAGCGGGCTGCCCGACCCGTACCCCGCCGAGCTGGCGTGGATGGCGCACTGGCAGGCCACCGACGGCACCCGCTCCTCGGTGCTGGCGGTCAACCAGCTCGCCAACATCCTGCGCCGCGCCATCCGGGACAACCATCCCTTCCCCGGCTCGATCCGCGCCATGGACTGGGACGCCGCCTCGGCGTTGCAGGGCTGGTTCTACGCGGTCCGATGGAACCGGCTGCCACCCCAGGGCAGCCGGGCCCGGCTGCGGGTGGTGTTCGGGTTCGCTCGGCTGGCGCTGCTGGCCCGCTGCCACGACGGGCCGTGGTGGACCCTGGACGACTGGCAGCCACGCTGCGACCCGCGGATCCCGCTGACCGGGCGGGAGCCGTTGGGGAACTACGGCTGCTCACCCGGGCACCTCGCCCAGCCCTGGCTGCGTGAGGCGGTCAAGTGGCACCTGGGCACCCAGCTGGAGTCCGGCGTCCTGCGCTGGACCACGATCAGCCAGGAACGGCTCAAGTCCCTGCGCCGCTTCGACAACTGGCTCTCGGTGACCTTCGAGGACCCTCGCGACATCCTCGGCGACCCGGCCGCGGCGCCCGAGCACGCTGCCGCGTTCCGCCGCTGGACCGCGGACCCGACCAACCGGATGACCCGTCAGACCGACCGACGCTACTACGGCAAACCGGTCCAGCCGCGCCAGGTCAACGACGACCTGCGAGCAGTCGCGGAACTGCTCGCGTTCGTCGCCGCGAACCCCCGCGAGGCCCGCGGCGTCCTCGGCGCCGGGCCCTGGCAGCACGTCACCGACACTCACGCGGCCAGCTGGTTTCGTCAGGTCACTCGGATCCCGCACACCTCCACCGTCAACGACCGCCACTACGTCGACGACCGCGCCATGGCCCAGATCATCGCCGGTTTGCCACTGCTCGGCCTGCCGCGCGACGAGCAGATGACCATCACCCGCGGTGACGGCCAGCAGGTGCTTGCCCGCGGGCTGGACGACCCGCAGGCGATGCGGATGATCTTGCTGCAGGTCCTCACGGGTCGACGCGCCAGCGAGGTCCGCACCTGCGAGTTCGACTGCCTGTCAGAGCTTCCGGCCCCCACCGCGCAGGACGCCGCGGGCCAGGAGGTCGTGCGTTTCCGGTACGCCCAAAGCAAGATCGACATCGCCCCGGACAGCATCCTCGTCGACCGCGAGGTCGCCGAGATCATCGAGGAACAGCAACGCTGGGTCCGGCAGTCCTTCCCCGAACTGCGGCCGCGGTTCCTGTTCGTCCAGCGCACCGGCAACCGCCGCGGCGACAAGCCCTACCCGTCGGGCACCTACAACTGGATGCTGCGCGAACTGAGCGACGTGGCTCGGATCACCGACAGCAAGGGCCGAGCGGTCAACCTCAGCAACACCCACCGGTTCCGGCACACCAAGCTGACCCGGCTCGCCGAGCTTGGGCTGCCGATCCACGTACTGCAGCGATACGCCGGCCACGCCACCCCGACCATGTCGATGCACTACATCGCCCAACGCCAGGAACACGCCGAACAGGCGTTCCTGGCCACCGCCAAACTCAAGGCCGACGGCACCCGCGTGCAGTTCTCCTCCGAGGACTACGACAGCCTGCACCTGTTCGAGCGCGCCGACCGGGTCCTGCCACACGGCTGGTGCCTGCTGCCGCCGCTGCAGTCCTGCGACAAGGGCAACGCCTGTCTGACCTGCTCGGTCTTCGTCACCGACCAGACCCACCACACCGCCCTGGCACGTCAGCTGGTCGAGACCGACCAGCTGATCGCCCGCAGCACCGCAGCCTTCCAGGACAAGTACGGACGCCCCATGCCCGAGGACAACATCTGGCTCGCCCAGCGACGCGCGGAACAGGCCGCGCTGACCCGGCTGCTCAGCCTTATCGACGACCACCCCGACCGAGCCGTGCACGGCGGCGGCTGCGGCACGCCGCCGGGTGGACCGGTCCCGCTCACCCTCGACCTCACCCGCCACCGAAGGAGCACCCCGTGA
- a CDS encoding DUF6262 family protein yields the protein MTANRDQRVAALTAAAKAKSAAKTTAAEQALRALIKRGEAITFQAVQREAGVSHAFLYNHPELRGRIERLREQSRPPSRTPTAPADVESTLVLALTAQITALKQRHRQEVRALRAALEQAHGENLDLRRELARRGHTLTSAPATARLVASIATTS from the coding sequence GTGACCGCGAACCGTGACCAACGCGTCGCCGCGCTGACCGCCGCGGCCAAGGCCAAGTCCGCAGCGAAGACCACGGCCGCCGAGCAAGCCCTCCGCGCCCTGATCAAACGCGGCGAGGCCATCACCTTCCAGGCCGTCCAACGCGAGGCCGGCGTCTCCCACGCCTTCCTCTACAACCACCCCGAACTCCGCGGCCGCATCGAACGGCTCCGCGAGCAGAGCCGCCCCCCGTCGCGCACCCCAACCGCGCCAGCAGACGTCGAGAGCACCCTCGTACTCGCCCTGACCGCTCAGATCACCGCCCTGAAACAGCGGCACCGTCAGGAAGTCCGTGCTCTACGCGCCGCCCTCGAACAAGCCCACGGGGAGAACCTCGACCTACGCCGAGAGCTCGCCCGCCGAGGCCACACCCTCACCAGCGCCCCCGCCACCGCCCGACTCGTCGCATCGATCGCAACAACGTCCTGA
- a CDS encoding ATP-binding protein yields the protein MTGGTGKSHTLIALGHVAVHAGYKVKYAAAADLVETLYRGLADNSVGKTIETLLRHDVLLIDEVGFAPLDDTGTQLLFRLVVAAYERRSLAIASHWSFEDWGRFLPEHTTAVSLLDRLLHHATPVVTTGQSYRMRDAKRGTGGRPIT from the coding sequence ATAACGGGTGGCACCGGCAAGTCGCACACCCTCATCGCCCTGGGGCACGTCGCAGTGCACGCCGGGTACAAGGTCAAGTACGCCGCCGCCGCCGACCTCGTCGAGACCCTGTACCGGGGCCTTGCGGACAACAGCGTCGGCAAGACCATCGAGACCCTCCTGCGGCACGACGTCCTACTCATCGACGAGGTCGGGTTCGCCCCGCTCGACGACACCGGCACGCAGCTGCTGTTCCGCCTCGTCGTCGCCGCCTACGAACGCCGCTCGCTGGCCATCGCCTCGCACTGGTCGTTCGAGGACTGGGGACGGTTCCTACCCGAGCACACGACCGCCGTCAGCCTCCTCGACCGGCTCCTGCACCACGCCACCCCCGTGGTCACGACCGGTCAGTCGTACCGCATGCGCGACGCCAAAAGAGGGACAGGAGGCCGCCCCATCACCTGA
- a CDS encoding BBE domain-containing protein produces the protein MNSTMHIYPINGACHDVVDDDTAFGHRDACFATVIAGMWPDPADNEANTKWVKDYYAAIAPHSAAGGYINFAAADDQARVPDNYGTNYERLREVKRTYDPQNLFHLNQNIVP, from the coding sequence ATGAACTCGACCATGCACATCTACCCGATCAACGGGGCCTGCCACGACGTCGTGGACGATGACACAGCGTTCGGGCACCGGGATGCCTGCTTCGCGACAGTGATCGCCGGCATGTGGCCCGATCCCGCCGATAACGAGGCGAACACCAAGTGGGTGAAGGACTACTACGCGGCCATCGCCCCGCACTCAGCGGCCGGTGGCTACATCAACTTCGCCGCCGCCGACGACCAAGCACGAGTCCCGGACAACTACGGCACCAACTACGAGCGGCTGCGTGAGGTGAAGCGCACGTACGACCCGCAGAACCTGTTCCACCTCAACCAGAACATCGTCCCGTAG
- a CDS encoding BTAD domain-containing putative transcriptional regulator: protein MRDQSFPCTSGDAPADPDANLNVLVNRARKALPGAVEKTGRGYRLGPSVAVDAERFEDLVTAGDGEAALQLWRGDPLPDDAYETWAQPVRDRLIRLHQDALELAAVAALAGGSVRHAADLAARAVALAPLREAAHLLLVRALAASGDQAAALAAYARLRTALAEELGVDPSHEAAAVLERLLRGSAEPAVESGAGAFVGRDRELTALCRLDPLTVVAGRSGSGKSRLLAEVTTRLREPLVCARAVLPERDVPWSLARALLNAAELDGLPQRARVALKALVEDHEPVGVDPQSWRALVLQGAAALLAGHVVVVDDLQWADASSLDLLRLVIDRGSARAVLFAYRPEEVLRTSPVAALLADTAERASAVAVDALDSPAVRRLVQPDEVADVLAAETDGTPFAVLAAVRALGAVAEADRWLVGGSDLVARARTAAQAGQRRAVLIRAERSSATAQELLSLLALLGRPTPASLLAAATGQPMAAVLSALVDLSGAGLVRGDPQGFAPAHDVVAETLRDQLDEASRARLHALLAPTVTRADARARHLAGSGDVAAACAAFAHAADEQLRAFAHDEAASLADEGLALGPEAPARLALLEVRAETHVRQGRPALAREDLRAALVLAPAASRVLGCWPASRGSRPGRTTWSARPPWPSWPWPRPGPTRQPAPTDSAPQRSST, encoded by the coding sequence ATGCGAGATCAATCCTTCCCTTGCACCTCGGGTGACGCCCCCGCCGACCCGGACGCGAACCTCAACGTCCTCGTCAACCGGGCGCGCAAGGCCCTGCCCGGTGCGGTCGAGAAGACGGGCCGCGGCTACCGACTGGGCCCGTCGGTGGCGGTCGACGCCGAGCGCTTCGAGGACCTGGTGACCGCGGGCGACGGCGAGGCGGCTCTGCAGCTGTGGCGCGGAGACCCCCTGCCCGACGACGCCTACGAAACGTGGGCGCAGCCGGTGCGGGACCGCCTCATTCGGCTCCACCAGGACGCGCTGGAGCTCGCCGCGGTCGCCGCCCTGGCTGGCGGGTCGGTGCGGCACGCGGCGGACCTTGCCGCTCGTGCCGTCGCGCTGGCCCCGCTCCGGGAGGCGGCGCACCTGCTGCTCGTCCGGGCGCTGGCCGCCTCCGGTGACCAGGCCGCGGCGCTGGCCGCCTACGCCCGGTTGCGCACGGCGCTGGCCGAGGAGCTCGGCGTCGACCCCTCCCACGAAGCCGCCGCGGTGCTCGAGCGGCTGCTGCGCGGGAGCGCTGAGCCCGCGGTCGAGTCGGGCGCGGGCGCCTTCGTGGGCCGCGACCGCGAGCTCACCGCCCTGTGCCGCCTAGACCCGCTGACCGTGGTCGCTGGCCGATCAGGCTCGGGGAAGTCACGGCTACTGGCCGAGGTGACCACCAGGCTGCGTGAGCCGCTCGTCTGCGCCCGCGCCGTGCTCCCCGAGCGCGACGTCCCGTGGAGCCTCGCGCGCGCCCTGCTGAACGCCGCCGAACTCGACGGACTGCCGCAGCGCGCCCGGGTCGCCCTCAAGGCGCTGGTTGAGGACCACGAGCCCGTGGGCGTCGACCCGCAGAGCTGGCGCGCGCTCGTGCTGCAGGGCGCCGCGGCCCTGCTCGCCGGTCACGTCGTGGTCGTCGACGACCTGCAGTGGGCCGACGCGAGCAGCCTCGACCTGCTGCGCCTTGTCATCGATCGTGGCTCGGCCCGGGCGGTTTTGTTCGCCTACCGGCCAGAGGAGGTCCTGCGCACCTCTCCGGTGGCTGCCTTGCTCGCCGACACGGCGGAGCGGGCGAGCGCCGTCGCCGTGGACGCGCTCGACTCGCCGGCCGTGCGCCGGTTGGTCCAGCCCGACGAGGTCGCCGACGTTCTGGCGGCCGAGACCGACGGGACCCCGTTCGCCGTGCTGGCGGCCGTGCGCGCGCTCGGGGCCGTCGCCGAGGCGGACCGCTGGCTGGTAGGCGGCAGCGACCTGGTGGCGCGTGCGCGCACGGCAGCGCAAGCGGGACAGCGCCGGGCCGTGCTGATTCGGGCCGAGCGGTCGTCGGCCACGGCTCAGGAACTGCTTTCCCTGCTCGCCCTGTTGGGCCGGCCCACGCCGGCCTCACTGCTCGCCGCGGCCACCGGACAGCCGATGGCCGCGGTGCTTTCCGCCCTGGTCGACCTCTCGGGCGCGGGCCTGGTCCGCGGTGACCCGCAGGGCTTCGCGCCAGCCCACGACGTCGTGGCCGAGACGCTGCGGGACCAGCTCGACGAGGCGTCCCGCGCGCGCCTGCACGCGCTGCTGGCGCCGACCGTCACGCGGGCCGATGCGCGTGCACGGCACCTGGCCGGCTCCGGAGACGTCGCGGCCGCCTGCGCGGCCTTCGCGCACGCGGCCGACGAGCAGCTACGCGCGTTCGCCCACGACGAGGCGGCGAGCCTGGCCGACGAGGGGTTGGCGCTCGGACCCGAAGCCCCGGCGCGCCTAGCGCTACTCGAGGTCCGGGCCGAGACCCACGTCCGTCAGGGCCGGCCCGCGCTGGCGCGCGAGGACCTGCGCGCCGCGCTCGTCCTCGCGCCCGCCGCGTCGCGCGTTCTCGGCTGCTGGCCCGCCAGTCGCGGCTCGCGTCCGGGGCGGACGACATGGAGCGCGCGTCCGCCCTGGCCGAGCTGGCCCTGGCCGAGGCCGGGACCGACCCGGCAACCCGCGCCGACGGACTCTGCGCCGCAGCGCTCGTCGACATGA
- a CDS encoding aldo/keto reductase, with translation MQYVPLSDTGVLVSAACLGTDYYGSRTSSTVAYALLDCFAEAGGTFIDTSNVYACWIPGFHGGESETTIGSWMAARQNRARMFIGTKIGGQFPGTAGGLRAAEIEQECERSLKRLQTDAIDLYYAHIDDRQTPMEEILEAFHRLVQAGKVRFIGASNWFTWRLAEAGLLSDIHGWTRHAALEFRHTYLRPNPHADFDPQVAADAQLLDYCRTSNVTLLAYSILLNGAYTRPDRPLPTEYLGPDSEARLSTLRAVARETESSPNQVVIAWLRQGNPSILPIIGGSTTRQITENLHALTLVMTTEQMARLDQAGIQQD, from the coding sequence ATGCAGTACGTTCCACTGAGTGACACCGGTGTATTGGTAAGCGCCGCATGCCTCGGCACAGACTATTACGGCAGTCGAACTTCATCCACCGTCGCTTACGCGCTCTTAGACTGCTTTGCCGAGGCGGGTGGCACCTTCATTGACACCTCCAACGTGTATGCGTGTTGGATCCCCGGATTCCACGGCGGGGAGAGTGAGACAACAATTGGCAGTTGGATGGCCGCCCGGCAGAATCGTGCCCGAATGTTCATTGGAACCAAGATTGGAGGGCAGTTCCCAGGAACAGCGGGCGGATTGCGAGCAGCCGAAATCGAACAGGAATGCGAACGCAGCTTGAAACGGCTCCAGACGGACGCGATTGATCTCTACTACGCTCACATCGACGATCGCCAAACGCCTATGGAGGAGATCCTCGAAGCCTTCCACCGCCTTGTTCAAGCAGGAAAAGTTCGGTTCATTGGCGCAAGCAACTGGTTCACGTGGCGACTTGCAGAGGCGGGCCTGCTGAGCGATATCCACGGTTGGACACGCCACGCTGCCTTGGAGTTCCGCCATACCTATCTCAGGCCAAATCCACATGCGGACTTTGACCCGCAGGTCGCCGCAGATGCGCAGCTTCTGGACTATTGCCGAACGTCCAACGTCACCCTGCTCGCCTACTCCATTCTCTTGAATGGTGCATACACGCGCCCGGATCGCCCGCTTCCAACTGAGTATCTCGGACCTGACAGCGAGGCTCGGCTCAGCACCTTACGTGCCGTTGCGCGCGAAACTGAGTCGTCACCAAACCAAGTCGTCATCGCGTGGTTGCGCCAGGGCAATCCATCCATTCTGCCCATCATCGGCGGAAGCACGACAAGGCAAATCACGGAAAATCTGCATGCGTTGACGCTGGTGATGACCACAGAGCAGATGGCGCGATTGGATCAGGCTGGGATACAACAGGATTGA
- a CDS encoding alpha/beta hydrolase, translated as MTLLEVNGTSLFFELRGQGPPLLMIPGSPGDSGHLVPVAELLADEFTVVTYDRRGNSRSPRPPRWTSTSTREQADDAAALLQALNLAPAAAFGISSGSGILAELMLRRPELLTGAVFHEPGFIEVTSDPDAAIAVMDASFDEGMKRGGPKAALETFARLMIGAEIWDAMDPSVRDRLVSNVDVFFEVEGKSEDYLPTRDALRQVRLPCVVLAGQDNRPPDALLHFFYEASQWLADALGVPVTEVPGAHAAHASHPEAFAAALRDALRGFGQHSQS; from the coding sequence ATGACACTTCTAGAGGTCAACGGGACGTCGCTATTCTTCGAGCTGCGCGGCCAAGGACCGCCGTTGCTGATGATCCCAGGATCGCCTGGAGACAGCGGCCACCTCGTCCCGGTCGCCGAGCTGCTTGCCGACGAGTTCACGGTGGTCACCTACGACCGGCGCGGCAACTCCCGCAGTCCACGGCCGCCACGCTGGACCAGCACCAGCACGCGGGAACAGGCCGACGACGCCGCCGCACTGCTGCAGGCGTTAAACCTGGCACCTGCGGCAGCGTTCGGTATCAGCTCAGGAAGCGGCATTCTCGCCGAGCTGATGTTGCGTCGACCCGAGCTGCTGACTGGTGCGGTGTTTCACGAACCGGGCTTCATTGAGGTGACGTCCGACCCGGACGCAGCAATCGCGGTCATGGATGCCAGCTTCGACGAGGGCATGAAGCGAGGAGGTCCGAAGGCGGCGCTGGAGACCTTCGCGCGGCTGATGATCGGCGCCGAAATCTGGGACGCCATGGACCCGTCGGTAAGGGATCGCCTCGTCAGCAACGTCGACGTCTTCTTCGAGGTCGAGGGTAAAAGCGAAGACTATCTTCCCACCCGCGATGCGCTGCGCCAGGTCCGACTGCCGTGTGTCGTCCTCGCTGGACAGGACAACCGCCCGCCGGACGCGCTGCTGCACTTCTTCTACGAGGCGTCGCAGTGGCTGGCGGACGCGCTGGGAGTGCCCGTAACGGAGGTGCCGGGTGCACACGCCGCGCACGCGAGTCACCCCGAGGCCTTCGCCGCCGCTCTGCGCGACGCGCTCCGAGGCTTCGGCCAACACTCGCAGTCCTGA
- a CDS encoding nuclear transport factor 2 family protein, with the protein MDTTKTTNSVTNDVAATHSRWWNALLAGDAVALEAFLADDMTLHSPFGTTQNKAGEVEALRSGSVHYTSIKDEEPVIRRHGQTGIVTGRADIEFQAGGQAGQARVYYTAVYGWTDPNWHMLAWQSTLRAEEQD; encoded by the coding sequence ATGGACACCACGAAGACGACCAATAGCGTGACGAATGACGTGGCCGCCACGCACAGCCGCTGGTGGAACGCGCTCTTAGCTGGGGACGCTGTTGCGCTGGAGGCCTTCCTCGCAGACGACATGACACTCCACAGTCCTTTCGGCACGACTCAGAACAAGGCAGGGGAGGTCGAGGCCCTCCGTTCGGGTTCGGTGCACTACACATCAATCAAGGACGAGGAGCCAGTCATTCGGCGGCACGGCCAGACGGGGATCGTGACGGGCCGGGCCGACATTGAGTTTCAGGCGGGAGGCCAAGCGGGGCAGGCGCGGGTGTACTACACGGCTGTGTACGGATGGACCGACCCAAACTGGCACATGCTCGCATGGCAGTCGACGCTCCGTGCTGAGGAACAGGACTGA